TTTGCAGTGCGGGGCGTCGGCGACCTGTGGCCTGTGGAGGCGTTACCCCTGTGAGGTGGGACAGGAAGGTGGAAGAGGAGTGGAGGTGAGGGATTACCGATAAGTGAGGGCCCAACAAAAATTACAGAATCCCCCAAATTGGATACGTACGAGTTATCGGTCTTGCCACGTTATCCCATTAAGAATCATAGTTAGCACGGCTAAAAACTCAGATCGGTACACATTGCAACGAACTTTCACATTACCGGTGGTCTTTTGCAATTTAGAGGAATTCCTGATTGAAGCCGGACGACGTACCAACCATCCTACCACCTCTGGCCATTTAATATAGTAGAGATAGTGGTGGGTTTTGGAACGTCATGCTGTAATGTGGTGGATTTTGGAATGAACTCCATTTAATTAATCACTCGTCGATCAACACACTGTGAATTCTGAACAATATAAATGCAACCTCGGAAATTTTTACTTAGGTCATTTTCCTAAATAGTCCAAGGCGATTCCACCTCCTCCACGGACCGCTCTCATGTCTTCCAGCATCTATTTCAGGCCTGCCTAGCAGCGACGGAAAAAACGCTTCACATTATGCGTTCTAGCTAGTACTAGTGGGCGACACTTGTCTTCTGCACCGCCAACAATGCCAGCTGCTTTGCCTCCTACGCGTGTCACTAGTGGCATGTGTTCCTGTCCTTATAGGCATACGGTCTCCTCGTCGCGCCCTCAAGTCCCATAACGAGCTAGCCATTGCTACTTCCATCCAATCTTGACCCCTAGGACATGGGCAAGTCTGGGTTGTGGAAGAAGACCAAGCACGACCACGAGGCGGTGTCCTCGTGATTGTTGCCTAGTACGTCCCCGTGGACATGGAAATGTCATGAAATTTGGGAAACAAGCATGCCGTCAAGTTGGTCAGGCGTCCATCTCCCTGCTAGCTGGCACCTCAACGCCAAGAGGGTGTCATTGCCACCGAAGGTCTAGAGCGGCGTCATTGGATTCGGCAGCAAGGGCACTCCTGCCACGTGATATACTGGAGAACCTTGCATATGCCCTCAACTCACTGGTGTGGGACGTGTTCAGGTGGTGACAATGGGATCCACAACGCTGCACCACCTTCCTAGGCGAGAAGAGTGGGACTACACCAACACCCCCGTGGTCAAGGAGGAGACGCAAGAGGATGATCATCCGCTGGTGGGCAGCGACGACATCCCAGACGAGGAGTTGCTAGACAACACCCTCGGCTACCTCGGCCTCCACGTGTTGGAGCTTGAGCACCTAGCATCCACGAAGAAGGTGGTGGAACTATACCCTACCGGCGAGATGAGCTAGATGACGACGAAGCCCTCGGGTTGGGCATCTCCACATCGTCCGCGCTTGTGGAGGGAGGACCTGCCACAACGCCAGTGACTCCACTGCTCCAAACGTCACCATGGGTGCGGTGGCCTACGCCTTGTCTTCCGCCATCGCTAAGGCCTCCAACACCGATTGTGACGTGCGAACTTCCTACGTTCGCTGACCTAGCCGCCAACAATGACGAGGAGTTGATGGCTCGACCGGCGCAAACCCTAGTTATGCTTTTAACAATTTTTGTTAATGTCCTTTTTATGTTTTCCCCTATGTAAATTAAGATTTTATAAATGAGATATCAATTGAAAAAAAGTAAACGTGTCTAGCTAGTGGGTTGGCTTCCTGGCTTAAACAGACCAAAGGAAGTACGCTACATCATTCCTGTCTGCCTATCGATCCAAAGAGACCAAAACAAACACATTTTATACCTAAATGGGTCGCCCTCTGTACATGCCCTTAGTGCTTCTTCATTGGTCATAGTATTATAAAAGAGATgaataaaaaaatacaagaactaTGCATATAGGAGATAGACGACTAAAAAAGATGGATAAATTGTAGAAATAGTCATCTAGATGGAATACAACAAAATAACACAGAAAAATATGGGAATGGGTGTAAAAATGAGGTTAATTGAAATGGCTATACGAATGCGGTGTTGGATGCAATTCATAGAAATTTTAGGTGTCATTCCTTTGATCCAAAGGGATTTTATAAatgaaataataatttaaaaagTACATGTATTTGGCCCCTAGGTTTGCTTCCTGGCCGAAATGGACGAAAGGGAGTGCTCGACCTCATTCATATCCGTCAGTCGATCTAAACAGGCCaaaacaaatacattttatatctGAAATGGGTTGCCCGCTTCTTCGTCGGGCCATATGATTATAGAAGTGAGGAATAGAAAAAGGCACATAAACTGCAAATAAGAAACAAAGGATTGAAAAATAGGGATAAATGGTAGAAATAGTTTTTTTTTTCGAGGTTGACGGGGGGGAAAAAACCCCACCGTTTGTTATTATTACTCGAATGGCAAAGCAGCCGGTCTATATGTACAAAGGTGAAGAAGTACAGGGGGGGGGGGAGAGTGGTGAGGAGACGAGGCTCAAGCGAGCTTGGTCATGACATAGGACCGTAGCCTATCCAAGCCGTCACGGCCGTCCGGCGGCATTCTCCAACGCCAAAGAGCAAGGTCGCCGCAAACACGGAGCAACGTGGAACTCGGGGTCGAGGGTCTTCCGTTGAAGACGAGATCATTGCGACTCTTCCAGATGGCCCAAAGGATCGTCGCAACTCCCATGCGCCATGTGGgaaccggaatctggagggggggATGGATGTCCCAGATGGAGAACCGCCCGTCCGGGATTGAGACATCCAGACGGGCCCAGACTGAGGAGGCAAGGCTGCAGTCGAAGAACAGGTGCCTCCCAGTCTCAGCAGAAGGTGCCTCCCAGTCTCAGCAGAAGGGCAGAATGGTAGAAATAGTTATTTGGATGGAacccaacaacaacaaaaaacataaaaaaataagGTTAAAGTGGATGATAAAATTGCTATAGGAATGAGGTGCAGAGATGGAATTCATAGAAATTTTAGAGGTgtcatttctttgatccaatGGGGTTCAAATCCTTAGAAAAAGAATTATATGTATTGGTTTCCTCCAAAAAAAATACTTTGAAAATTCTTCAATCCTCCATCAATTGTTTGTAGAGCAATATGGCCAAAGGGATTGGAGGAAAAGGGAGACGTCAGCAATGTGGAATAAAGCAAGTCCAGTCAAGAAAAGTTTACTCATGGCTATCATAGTACAACCCGCTCAATCGAGGGCCATTTTGTGCAGCTGCCATGTGGGGTCACAGCCATTTACATTTGGTAGTGGCGATCGTCATGTACAGTAAGCTGTGATGATAGCGCTGGCGGGGCTGCTTCTGTACGCCGCAGCGGTAAAAGCTTGTCCTATCGAGTAGCAAAgccaaaaaggaaaaaggaaaggTTTGGGAGTTTGGAATCATGTTTCCTGTCCAAAACTTTTGGTGAGTCGGCGGGGCCCAATTTCACTTTGGAATGAGTTGCTCGTGTTTCGAAATTTAAAAATAGTGCCGTTGCTCGGGTAGCAACGTTTTGTACGTATCGGCAGCGATCGATCAGACGAAAGTACGGAGTACAGAGTACTGCTCGCTGTGGACAGCAGCAGCACTGTGCTAAATGTGCCTTGCAAGCTAGCGCGCGTGCTCCACTCGTCCAGTAGTCGTAGCCTCGTAGGGTACTACTCTAGCTACGAGCACGACAACTATGCATACGGAGTACACGAAGTGTACATGATACGAACGTTGAGGTACACTGTAATATGATCTCCATCGTAAGTGTTCAGTAAATATCCAGCTTTGTTAATAACTACCAACGTAAAATAAAATAACAGAAGGAAAATGAGACTCTGTGACTGCCAGGGTATGGGCGTGTCTGAAACCCATCAGGCCTTGTTTGGCACAGGTGGTTTGGAAGGTTTTTCTGAGTATTTTTTCAAGTGGATTTGGTGAAAACACCCCTATCACCCAATCCCCTTCTATTCACTTCTAACTAATCCCTTGCAATCTCTCTCTTCAAAGCCGTTGTTTGGTAAGGGGGGATTGCTACATTCAGAAACATAAATCACAGTACTTGTTCTTTTACACTGAGAACAGGTCATCTGGTAACAACATCACAATTATGTATAGCAGTCAGCAGTACAGGTCTCAAATCAATGTGCGTCTAAAATTGCAGCGAAGCTGCACATGAACTTGTGCCTTGTGGTCGCTGGATGGGGCAGCGAGGTGATGAAGGAAGTGGACACTCGATCGGAAGGGCGATCAGCACCAATCTCACGAGCTCGGCAGGATGGGAAGAAGCGATTGAACCTGCGTGCTGGGCTTGTTGCGGATGGAGGAGCCGCTCGCGTTGGCGTCGGGGGCGTCGCGCGAGGGGAGATCCTTTGTCGCTGCGAGCGTTGCGCGCCGTCAAACGCCAAAAACGCGAGGGGTCACGAGCGTCTCGAATACACGTCGGGTCGAGGTGTATCTTCGGGTTTTCTGGGATCAAGCCCGGCCAAGACCGGCCTGCCAAACAGCCCACTGGTGTTTTCCAAGGGTTTTAAGTTGGACGGGGATTATACCAAGAAAAACACGTTGAAACCTGTGTGCCAAACGAGGCCTCAAATGACTGGTCGCCCGATGGACGTGACCCGCTGCCAGATTCCTGGCTCTGGACGCCCATTCTCTGAATCAAAAGTTATCTCCTCTCCTCGCCTCGCCTCGGTAAACATTTCCTTTCCCCGTTTCTACCTCTCCCGCACGCACAGGGGCATTTCCTTTGGCAGGGGAGCAGTAGCATGTATTTGTGTGTCCCTCTGCGCCCGTGACGGATTCGTCTCCACTACATGCGAGCGCTCGATGAATGCATGGACCGATCGACGGCGACGTGTGGGCGCTGCAGCGTGCTTCCTGCACGCCTCGTCTCTATCTCTCTTTCCGTCACCAGATAATTCCCACCCGCAGTGTAGTGTGTACAACCACATCAGACGGCTCAGGTAGAAAATCCGCGTCGTGGGGCAAAAAGAAAGAGTTCCAAAATCCAAAATTTGAATCCAACACACAATGAAACCCAacaaaactaggtagtactcctAACTGTGCCTCCAAATTGCACTCTAAGGCCACTGCTAGATATTTCTAACTCTGATGCACCAAGTTTGAAAAAGAGCGAACAAGTTGTTTCGGAGGAAAAGATTACCGAGTTTCACCAAGTTTTATCGAGTTTCAGAAGTTGGTTTTCAAAAGTTGTCAAAATATATTTAATATTATCCTTATTTTGTAGCTCTCTTCGCTAGAAACTCAAATGTTTAAACGGTACACAAATTAAAATTTTGCTTCGAAAGTTACGAAGGTTTAAAACTTCAAAAAGTATGGCATAAGAGGGAATCTAACTAACACATGTTGTCCCGTGCACAAAATAAATAAGCACATTTCTCGAGAACCAACctaaggttgggtggttaggagggtggttgtacccccaacccaccagagttcaaatcccagatttgacatctgtgtgtctcataaaggcggaatattcattcagtgggaggcgacgttcccgtcgacagcgaggcgcctgtggtgacttcgtcaatttcaatatccaatccgccggctcagtcttccggagatgctcataggggtagggtgtgcgtgtgtgcgttcataggggtgagtgtatgcgcgtgtatgtgagcgtctgcgtttgtactgtgtttctcaaaaaaaaaataagCACATTTCTCGTAAAATAAATTCCAGTAAATTTCTGTGACAACTATATATATTGGTATACTTTTTAGTGCATTTTGCATCGTCGTTGCCTAAGTTAGGACACTGCGTAGTTGAGTTTTAGGATTTGTTTTTGACAATTTGGAGTCTCATCAAGCCCCTCCACACAAGTATTATGAAATTTGACATGTTTATTTGGCGCCAACGAGACTGAAGCCGAATGTGTATAGGTGAGAAAAAAAAAATAGACGAAGCAAGGTAACAGCCATTCAAAACCACGCACACCGGCGCCGAAATCGGCACCAATGGCATTGTCGCCAAACCCCTGAGAAATTCTTGTCGTCAACCTACACAATTTTCGCTCCATTTTTattggccttgccccaaacactgAGGCCTGATTTTGAAATGGCGGGGATGAAGCTCGGAAAGCACGCGGCGATGTCCACGGTAGGGGATTTCGGCCGACGCCGGTAGAAGGGTCGGGTGTGGGAGAAGGAAAATACCATAGAGGCGGTTGGAGCTCCTGGGTGACCGGTTTTGCACTTGTGGTGCATAATTTGCATGGCAATGTATTTTTTTTAGCTTTTTAACATCTACATTATCTGATGGAGCTGTTTTTTTTTAGCCAATGTGATGTATATAAAAGTTTATGCTCTTAATTTCACCCTAGGTCAGATTTGTCAAAACGAGTTTTCGCGTACGACCGTTGGGCACTTGGGCTATTATAACATGTGATGGCCACGGCTGGCCCGCGTGGCAGACCTCGACATTGGCAGTTTCGTGGTCGCAGCTGCATGACATGGCGCATCATGAACGATGATGTACGACGATATGAATGATGGCCCTGGGATCAGCGATGTGAGCAAAGCCATGAATGACAACGGGCGTGCGAAATTATTACTCTGTCCACGCCATGTCATGTCACATCTTGTCAGCCAGGCCAGCACAATAAACTCGATCGTCAACACGCTGCTGGCATTGCTGGCCGGCCTGACAATAAACTCCATTTGAGATTTTATCACTTAACACCACTAGTTGCTGACTTTTTATCACAAAACCACAACTCTCGTTTTTTTTATCACAGAACACCAACTCTTGGTGTAATTGTTTGCATAGAACACAATAGTTGTAATTAGCTGGTTTGATAGCCAATCAGCCCATTTGATAGATatttttatcacaaaacaccaacatttataTTTTTTCAATAATACATCTTTTCTACAAGATGCATTTTCCGTCCCTAGCAGTTGCAGCTTCACCTCCAAAGCACAACTTCACCTCCAAGAGCTCATGGGCGTTGACCTTTGATTCATCATAATATTTTCTCTTGGATTGTTTTTTTGATTTGCTCTTCCTCTTTGTTACAAATACTTTCTCTTCATCCACAgctccatcatcatcgctggaatcTGTTAACTCCCTGCAGTCATCGCTTGCTACATCACTGAATTCCATGCACTGTTCCTCGAGAActccttcaattgcccttctcttGGCTGCTCTTGACAACTCTGCCTTGTCCTTGGCAGTTTTTCTCGTTCCTTCTTTCTGGAGATTTGCCATCTCTACCCTTCGCCTCTCTTCGTCAAATACATTATTTTCTGCTGTCAATCGTGTGGGAAAACAGTCCTCAACATCCGTATCACCTTCACAACGAACCAGGAAATCATCATAATTGTCAGAGTCGGTTTCCTCATCAACAAAGCCTTCATCTTGTGCATCTTCCTCCATGTGTGCTACCACTTGTGTAGATTCAGCATCAAGATTGGTCCAATCAACGTTGCAGCCTAGATCTTCCAACCTGAACAAAAATAAACACTGGTTATTATTATGTTGCACAATTCCAAAACGAAATATGCAGCCTAGATTTACTAATTCCTAGCAGCCTGAAATCAAAATAAACTTCCCCTCCTCACATTTTCTCTCATTACATTGTACAATCCCAAAACAAAATATGTAGCAGCTAATACAACACCACAAAATTAGTAAACGGATTAAATTTATACGTCGATCAGAGCTAAATTGTTCCAAAGACAAATTAGGGTTCTTCTCCCGGCCAAAATCCTAACCAAAAAGAGGAAAAAACTCACAGACTAGGCATTGGGAGCGAAGCTTACCAACTGAACGAGATGGGGTCGTCGGAATAGATGGCCGACGTCCACCTACCATgcgcgccgccgcccccgtcgCCGGTGTCGGCTCGATTGAGGCCCGCCTCTGCCTCAAATCCCGCGAAGCCGTCGATGGCACCTGGCTGAATCGCCGCCGCCAGACCATGGCGCCCAAACCCCGCCGCCGGCGCTCCTCCGTCCCGGTCGCCGGGTCGGCCGGTCGCCGGGTCGGCCGGTCGCATCGCGCCGCCTCCGCCTCTGTTCGCTCGGGAGAGAAGATGAGTGCGAGCGTGTTTGGTTCTCTGTTTGGTGCCACGCTGGGCCCTAATACACTAATGGGCTGTTATGTGAGATCTCCTGTTATGTGCAAGCAATTAACCAAGAGTTGGTGTTCTGTGATAAAAAGAACGGGAGTTGTGGTTTTGTGATAAAAAGTCAGCAACTAGTGGTGTTAAGTGATAAAATCTCACTCCATTTCTGAAACGTGCTTCGACTCCATTGCCTGAAAGTAGTGGCTCCAACGTCTACGTACACGTTCTGTTGGTTATCGATACTCTCCTAGTCAAAACTGttcgggcatctccagcggcgacgCATTAAGGACGTCCGAAATGTTTATTTGCGCCGCGTGGTGGACGCTGGACAGACCGTTTTTGTTCGCGCGCCCGTTTGCATctaggggtggctccagcgggccgacgcatttccGCGTTTGCATCAATTTTTGAAGTTTCGaaacaacaaaataaggaaatcaacaaagtcatagttattacatttaatttttttaaagtcgatatgaaaataagatagtatttctctaggaatgatcttcatggccagccaatgtccactgatgctcaatcagatccgtttgcagctgtttggagacgttctcgtcagtgacttctacattcctatgtagatagtcctgccaagatgaagctccaaGAAGTGAcgcaaccagctcaccttggaaatcccattggttctcattgcggccatcaggacgctcgttctcaatgatcatgttgtgcatgatcacgcagcatgtcatcacctcatgcatggtcttcagcgaccatgttcttgccgggtgacggacaattgcccaccgagcttggagcacaccaaatccgcgctccacatctttcctgcaagcctcttgcatcttggcaaacctcctcgtcttctcggagtttggattacggacagtcttcaccaatgtggcccagttagggtagatgccatcagcaaggtaatatggcttgtcatatgcattttcattgatctcatagctcacccggggagctttgccttgcatgagcctgttgaaaaccggtgatcggtgcaacacattgatatcattgttggaaccggccatgctaaaaaatgaatgccaaatccataaatcttgagatatgactgCTTCAAGAATGATAGTTCTTCCCTCCTCATGCCCGCTGTACGCatcctgccatccaaatggacagtttttccactgccagtgcatgcaatctatgctgccaatcattccttggaagcctctagactcgttgatagacatgagccgccttgtatcctcaacagttggctccctacaataatactctccgaacacggcaatcacggctcggcaaaacctgtacatggcctcaagacaggtgctctcacccattcgaagatactcatcgaatatatccgtagccattccatatgagagcatgcgaatagccgtggagcatttttggtaggaggtgaagcctaacgcacctgttgcatcgcgcctgcattgaaagtaggggtcgtagtttctgacgccccgtagaatgaccaagaacaggtcccttgacatcctaTATCAGCGCCGAAAATATTTTTCTGGGAAGatcggattggtgaggtggaagtagtcgttgtggaggcgggcctgcccttccactctgttgcgcggcaggtttttggagcgccccttcacagagccccggtgctgcggccccgggttagaggtgaactcgtggatcatggaggccgcagtagttgccaatgtctgcgtcgactcatcggactcctcgtcggaagaggagtcgacgacctccgcgcggaatttgtccaacatctgccacatgtccatctgcatGGGTACAAACCgcggatcaatggccgcgcacaatagcgccgaaaacacgagtagaaacctaccggcgcaattgaccgaaaaggttgtgggcggcgcggaagggcggcgcaaccgggagCGTTTCGCCCGAAAACAGCC
This region of Lolium perenne isolate Kyuss_39 chromosome 2, Kyuss_2.0, whole genome shotgun sequence genomic DNA includes:
- the LOC127329416 gene encoding uncharacterized protein, coding for MRPADPATGRPGDRDGGAPAAGFGRHGLAAAIQPGAIDGFAGFEAEAGLNRADTGDGGGGAHGRWTSAIYSDDPISFSWLEDLGCNVDWTNLDAESTQVVAHMEEDAQDEGFVDEETDSDNYDDFLVRCEGDTDVEDCFPTRLTAENNVFDEERRRVEMANLQKEGTRKTAKDKAELSRAAKRRAIEGVLEEQCMEFSDVASDDCRELTDSSDDDGAVDEEKVFVTKRKSKSKKQSKRKYYDESKVNAHELLEVKLCFGGEAATARDGKCIL